A genomic window from Silene latifolia isolate original U9 population chromosome Y, ASM4854445v1, whole genome shotgun sequence includes:
- the LOC141629207 gene encoding uncharacterized protein LOC141629207 — translation MRCDEATIDKTRLGYARILIEVEVGQKFPERIFFKDEKGSEVCVPIDYDWKPDLCTLCKGIGHTDDMCKKKKESMPIPKKRQEWRHVVKSGVPVRAPTVPVVVYVLTVREQPRVPVTIPAVVTVPTSTLSPVTVVSQQIRQEHQSASTSSLEAPKSPTYAEVLNSPTKSLEGRLDRPPELISTNIKEVASGNEFMFTVVYGSNDEEERLNLWNDLKHIKDSWVGPWCICGDFNNLLDFNERLGRPVHWSDITEFRDCVDYCEVVDIKAQGAFFTWNNKQESSTRVYSRLDRFMINGDWL, via the exons ATGAGATGTGATGAGGCTACTATTGATAAAACTAGACTAGGATATGCCAGGATACTGATTGAAGTTGAGGTTGGTCAAAAATTTCCTGAGAGGATTTTTTTCAAAGATGAGAAAGGGTCTGAAGTTTGTGTGCCAATTGATTATGACTGGAAACCTGACCTGTGTACTCTTTGTAAAGGAATAGGCCATACTGATGATATGTGTAAGAAGAAGAAAGAATCAATGCCTATCCCTAAGAAGAGACAAGAATGGCGACATGTGGTTAAATCTGGGGTACCAGTTAGGGCACCTACTGTTCCTGTAGTAGTTTATGTACTTACTGTGAGAGAACAGCCTAGGGTACCTGTCACAATACCTGCAGTTGTGACTGTTCCTACCTCTACTCTCTCCCCTGTTACTGTGGTCAGTCAACAGATTAGACAAGAACACCAAAGTGCTTCTACTTCATCTCTTGAGGCTCCTAAGTCTCCTACTTATGCTGAGGTTCTGAATAGTCCAACAAAAAGTCTGGAAGGGAGATTGGATAGGCCACCAGAG CtcatctctactaatattaaggAAGTTGCTAGTGGTAATGAATTTATGTTCACTGTGGTTTATGGCTCTAATGATGAGGAGGAACGTCTTAATTTATGGAATGATCTCAAACATATTAAGGACTCTTGGGTTGGCCCTTGGTGTATCTGTGGAGACTTTAACAATCTCCTTGATTTTAATGAGAGACTGGGTAGGCCTGTTCATTGGAGTGATATCACTGAGTTTAGGGACtgtgttgattattgtgaggttgtAGATATCAAAGCTCAAGGTGCCTTTTTCACTTGGAACAACAAGCAAGAGTCTAGTACTAGAGTTTACTCAAGACTAGATAGGTTTATGATTAATGGTGATTGGTTGTAG